In a genomic window of Streptomyces noursei ATCC 11455:
- a CDS encoding non-ribosomal peptide synthetase translates to MTGDTPVSEAALGHRPFPTAQQAGTLVHRFLEQAAAHPDREAVVTPDARWTYRETARRSARIATALSAAGLRPGDRVGLLFSHGAEMIAALLGVLRAGMSYVPLDASYPESRLGHMADDAGIRALVALAANAPLADRLAGTRPVLAYEDLVPTAGTDPSGADAADAADPPAPPVRPDSEAYVLYTSGSTGRPKPVAQIHRNVLHHTRVWTDGLGIGPLDRVTLQSAYSWDSAVQDTFAALLNGAALYPVDLKSLGITGLLEWMAAERVTVYHSTLPVFRALVRAMASRATELPGMRMLALGGDTLHLADLDAARRSFGARCQVAGAYGSTECSCALLRVADRNYRPPTGVFPLGFAVAETEVRLEDAEGRVVPGPGEGEIVVESPYLAPGAVADGRTYRTGDLARRLDDGTLLLIGRRDFQVKISGIRVETGEVESALKDLPQVTEAVVMPFDDRSGERQLAAYLVTADGARPEPSALRAALRGTLPAHAVPAAFVFLAALPLTPNHKIDRAALPPALSAADPGRTTAEPGSSGPAGAGPLARAVAQAWCEALGTDTVGPDDNFFDLGGTSLRMAAVHERLTRTVAPDLRMTDLYRAPTLRSLVGLIGGDDRQDSAAGAARGARRRTAHGGRRAAARTRNASSLSNDRQPGGTCD, encoded by the coding sequence GTGACCGGGGACACCCCGGTGTCCGAAGCGGCCCTCGGGCACCGGCCGTTCCCCACCGCGCAGCAGGCGGGGACGCTCGTCCACCGCTTCCTGGAGCAGGCCGCGGCACACCCCGACCGCGAGGCCGTGGTCACCCCCGACGCCCGCTGGACCTACCGCGAGACCGCGCGGCGCTCGGCCCGGATCGCCACCGCGCTGTCCGCGGCCGGCCTGCGGCCCGGTGACCGGGTCGGCCTGCTCTTCTCGCACGGTGCGGAGATGATCGCCGCCCTGCTCGGTGTGTTGCGCGCCGGCATGTCCTACGTGCCGCTGGACGCCTCCTACCCGGAATCCCGGCTCGGCCACATGGCCGACGACGCCGGCATCCGCGCGCTGGTCGCCCTCGCGGCCAACGCGCCGCTCGCCGACCGGTTGGCCGGCACCCGACCGGTGCTGGCATACGAGGATCTGGTGCCGACGGCAGGCACGGACCCGTCCGGTGCCGACGCGGCGGACGCCGCCGACCCGCCGGCGCCACCGGTGCGCCCGGACAGCGAGGCGTACGTGCTCTACACCTCCGGCTCCACCGGGCGTCCCAAGCCCGTCGCGCAGATCCACCGCAACGTGCTGCACCACACCCGGGTCTGGACCGACGGCCTGGGCATCGGCCCGTTGGACCGGGTCACCCTCCAGTCCGCCTACAGCTGGGACTCCGCGGTCCAGGACACCTTCGCCGCGCTGCTCAACGGCGCCGCGCTGTACCCGGTCGACCTCAAGTCCCTCGGCATCACGGGCCTGTTGGAGTGGATGGCCGCCGAACGCGTCACGGTCTACCACTCCACGCTCCCCGTCTTCCGGGCACTGGTCCGGGCCATGGCATCGCGCGCCACCGAGCTGCCCGGGATGCGGATGCTCGCGCTCGGCGGCGACACCCTGCACCTGGCCGACCTCGACGCCGCCCGGCGGTCCTTCGGGGCGCGCTGCCAGGTCGCCGGCGCCTACGGCTCCACCGAGTGCTCCTGCGCCCTGCTCCGGGTCGCCGACCGGAACTACCGGCCCCCCACCGGAGTGTTCCCGCTCGGGTTCGCGGTGGCGGAGACGGAAGTACGGCTGGAGGACGCCGAGGGGCGCGTGGTGCCGGGACCGGGCGAGGGCGAGATCGTCGTCGAGAGCCCCTATCTCGCACCGGGCGCGGTCGCGGACGGCCGCACCTACCGCACCGGCGACCTCGCCCGGCGCCTCGACGACGGCACACTGCTGCTGATCGGGCGCCGCGACTTCCAGGTGAAGATCTCCGGGATCCGGGTGGAGACCGGCGAGGTGGAGAGCGCGCTGAAGGACCTCCCCCAGGTGACCGAGGCGGTCGTGATGCCGTTCGACGACCGGTCGGGGGAGCGGCAGCTCGCCGCCTATCTCGTGACGGCCGACGGCGCACGCCCCGAGCCGTCAGCGCTGCGGGCCGCACTGCGCGGCACCCTGCCCGCCCACGCCGTACCGGCCGCATTCGTCTTCCTGGCGGCACTGCCGCTGACGCCCAACCACAAGATCGACCGTGCCGCGCTGCCGCCCGCGCTCAGCGCGGCGGACCCCGGCCGGACCACCGCAGAGCCCGGCAGCTCCGGCCCTGCGGGAGCCGGGCCCTTGGCGCGGGCGGTGGCCCAGGCATGGTGCGAGGCACTGGGCACCGACACCGTCGGCCCGGACGACAACTTCTTCGACCTGGGCGGCACCTCGCTGCGGATGGCCGCCGTGCACGAACGGCTCACCCGCACCGTCGCGCCCGACCTGCGGATGACCGACCTGTACCGGGCCCCCACCCTCCGCAGCCTGGTGGGGCTCATCGGCGGTGACGACCGGCAGGACTCCGCGGCGGGCGCCGCCCGGGGAGCCCGCCGCCGCACCGCCCACGGCGGCCGCCGCGCCGCGGCCCGCACCCGCAACGCTTCGTCCCTCTCGAACGACCGGCAACCAGGAGGCACTTGTGACTGA
- a CDS encoding aspartate aminotransferase family protein encodes MTDLVTDAAAGVRGRRDGAGAVEARSTGSTLGPEFSTGSGPWLHTEDGTAWFDGTSGSGAATLGHQHPEVTAAAVAQLDRLTHTGCKLGSDARTRMVERIGALSPYREPAVLPTATGAEAVESALKIARAATGHQAVVAFRHGYHGKTAGALALTWRPEFKTYSAPQPDHVVTAELPDPRAGDQADGMVRFAAGLAAALDAADRRGGTAAVVLEPVQVTEGVLPVSSAILDEIARQTHSRGALLVLDEIYTGLGRAGRLFTAELMTRTPDLTLLGKTLGNGFPIAAVVGERAVLDALPPSVQTSTFSGHPVSCAAAAAVVDIVERQDVAGRARTLGERLRADLTELAARHPWMHAVRTVGALAAFDCVPDGRFDPALAKAVTGAALRERLLLFGGGPEGASVKIVPPALLEEADYRWLVERIATAVTQAERADGSGRT; translated from the coding sequence ATGACCGACTTAGTGACCGACGCGGCGGCCGGTGTGCGGGGAAGGAGGGACGGCGCCGGCGCCGTGGAGGCGCGGTCCACCGGCAGCACGCTCGGCCCCGAGTTCAGCACCGGCAGCGGCCCGTGGCTCCACACCGAGGACGGCACCGCCTGGTTCGACGGTACGTCCGGAAGCGGCGCGGCGACCCTCGGCCATCAGCACCCCGAGGTGACCGCCGCCGCGGTCGCCCAGCTCGACCGCCTGACCCACACCGGCTGCAAGCTCGGCTCGGACGCCCGGACGCGCATGGTCGAACGGATCGGTGCGCTGTCGCCGTACCGGGAGCCCGCGGTGCTGCCCACCGCGACCGGGGCCGAGGCGGTGGAGTCCGCACTGAAGATCGCCCGGGCGGCCACCGGACACCAGGCGGTGGTGGCCTTCCGGCACGGCTACCACGGCAAGACCGCCGGAGCGCTGGCCCTGACCTGGCGACCGGAGTTCAAGACCTACAGCGCACCGCAACCCGACCATGTCGTCACCGCGGAGCTTCCCGACCCCCGCGCCGGCGACCAGGCGGACGGCATGGTCCGCTTCGCGGCCGGTCTCGCCGCCGCGCTGGACGCCGCCGATCGCCGGGGCGGCACCGCGGCGGTGGTCCTCGAACCCGTCCAGGTGACCGAAGGGGTGCTCCCCGTATCCAGCGCGATCCTCGACGAGATCGCGCGGCAGACGCACTCCCGGGGCGCGCTGCTGGTGTTGGACGAGATCTACACGGGGCTGGGGCGGGCCGGGCGGCTGTTCACCGCCGAGCTGATGACCCGGACCCCGGATCTGACGCTGCTCGGCAAGACGCTGGGCAACGGCTTCCCGATCGCCGCCGTGGTGGGGGAGCGGGCGGTGCTGGACGCGCTGCCGCCGAGCGTGCAGACCTCCACCTTCTCCGGCCATCCCGTCTCCTGCGCCGCGGCCGCCGCGGTCGTCGACATCGTCGAGCGGCAGGACGTGGCGGGCCGGGCGCGGACGCTCGGTGAGCGGCTGCGGGCCGACCTGACGGAACTGGCCGCCCGCCACCCGTGGATGCACGCCGTCCGCACCGTCGGGGCGCTGGCCGCCTTCGACTGCGTACCCGACGGGCGGTTCGATCCCGCCCTGGCCAAGGCCGTCACCGGTGCCGCGCTGCGGGAGCGGCTGTTGCTGTTCGGCGGCGGCCCGGAGGGCGCCTCGGTCAAGATCGTGCCGCCGGCTCTCCTAGAGGAGGCGGACTACCGCTGGCTGGTGGAGCGGATCGCGACGGCGGTGACGCAGGCGGAACGGGCGGACGGGAGCGGTCGGACATGA
- a CDS encoding 3-phosphoshikimate 1-carboxyvinyltransferase, translated as MPEVRKTVRETVRGAVDDGARRFDRPATDAAHLVVDGGRELERRGPLTVTVAGDKSVSHRALLAALLPGAPAVLTVRNANSGGAVRALLPALGALGLRVDDEGGGTLVVRRGAAPVPQAVRAHSGITAWPADVPYLETGGSSAAARLLIGLLAGTGTRAVVDGDEVLRHRPMEWIVDPLVELGAEIDYLGDAGCLPVLVRAPVCRSGAVELSVGSAQARSAVLLAVAAAGLPATVRHPVRSRDHTERMLAAFGAGLDARDRTITWDGGPYTVPSVIDVPADPSLAAYPVAAHLMWGDGAELRVPGVCLNPTRLGFFEVLRRAGADISYEDERRTSGGEPIGTVVARGGLEGLESVRVDDPALLHALIDEVPLLAVVAALLPGTSRIGCAEELRFKETDRLTTTARMVGAFGARVEVAADGLTVRGGAALRAGTVPGFEDHRIAMAAATLAMCLPGRTTVRGGACHHTSFPDFADVQRAVGARIVEDSQR; from the coding sequence GTGCCTGAGGTGCGGAAGACCGTCCGGGAAACGGTCCGGGGTGCCGTCGACGACGGTGCCCGGCGATTCGACAGACCGGCGACCGACGCGGCGCACCTCGTGGTGGACGGTGGCCGGGAGTTGGAGCGCCGCGGCCCGTTGACCGTCACCGTGGCAGGCGACAAGTCGGTCAGTCACCGGGCCCTGCTGGCCGCCCTGTTACCCGGTGCCCCCGCCGTCCTCACCGTCCGCAACGCCAACTCGGGAGGCGCGGTACGGGCGTTGCTGCCTGCGCTGGGTGCGTTGGGGTTGCGGGTGGACGACGAGGGGGGTGGCACGCTCGTCGTGCGCCGTGGCGCGGCGCCCGTACCGCAGGCGGTTCGCGCGCACTCCGGCATCACTGCCTGGCCCGCGGACGTGCCCTATTTGGAGACCGGCGGATCCAGTGCCGCGGCGCGATTGCTGATCGGGCTGCTGGCCGGGACCGGAACCCGTGCGGTCGTGGACGGCGACGAGGTCTTGCGCCACCGGCCGATGGAGTGGATCGTCGATCCGCTGGTCGAACTCGGGGCGGAAATAGACTACTTGGGTGACGCTGGGTGCTTACCCGTGCTGGTGCGGGCACCGGTGTGCCGGTCCGGGGCGGTGGAGTTGTCCGTGGGAAGCGCCCAGGCACGGTCCGCGGTGCTGCTCGCCGTGGCCGCGGCCGGGCTCCCGGCCACCGTGCGGCACCCGGTCCGTTCGCGCGACCACACCGAGCGGATGCTCGCCGCGTTCGGCGCGGGACTGGACGCGCGCGACCGCACGATCACCTGGGACGGCGGGCCCTACACCGTCCCGTCCGTCATCGACGTCCCCGCCGACCCCTCCCTCGCGGCGTATCCCGTGGCAGCCCATCTGATGTGGGGCGACGGCGCCGAACTGCGCGTCCCGGGCGTCTGCCTCAACCCGACCCGGCTGGGGTTCTTCGAGGTCCTGCGGCGGGCCGGTGCCGACATCTCGTACGAGGACGAACGGCGTACCAGTGGTGGTGAGCCGATCGGCACTGTGGTGGCCAGGGGCGGACTGGAGGGGCTGGAGTCGGTACGGGTCGACGATCCCGCTCTGCTGCACGCACTGATCGACGAGGTGCCGCTGCTCGCCGTGGTCGCCGCACTCCTGCCCGGCACGTCGAGGATCGGATGCGCCGAGGAACTGCGGTTCAAGGAGACCGACCGGTTGACGACGACGGCGCGCATGGTCGGTGCGTTCGGGGCCCGGGTCGAGGTGGCGGCGGACGGCCTGACGGTCCGCGGCGGAGCCGCCCTGCGCGCCGGCACCGTGCCCGGCTTCGAGGACCACCGCATCGCCATGGCCGCCGCGACCCTGGCGATGTGCCTCCCCGGACGCACGACGGTGCGCGGCGGCGCCTGCCACCACACGTCATTTCCCGACTTCGCCGATGTGCAACGTGCCGTCGGCGCCCGGATCGTGGAGGACAGTCAGCGATGA
- a CDS encoding Coenzyme F420 hydrogenase/dehydrogenase, beta subunit C-terminal domain, which translates to MTFQQLQKDVLDPGLCTVCGACELACPAGVIGFDGLDPVLTTESWTAADCADCSDCLDVCPGADPGTPAAEERLFGRTRTPGERWIGVFSEVVAGHALDPVVYETSASGGSLTALLQTAMHRLEVTAVLSMGRDEKEPWRAAPALVRDPDVLVETAQSTYQLAPYLGALRPLMIEEPDVRVAMSGVACHIQAMRKLQAMDTEAGRWAREHVVLLVEPACSSSTRPEGTAAVIRERAGVPLDSVVRLRYRDGAYPGDIAIRTDDGADHRVEFWRAVRDFAGNKTHRCLSCGDWMSGLADVSVSDGDPNIFAASVTGAEQPKHGRVFIRTRAGAEAVAAAREHGLLADEPVDLAGLNLGLERKRNRRASYERSGKPVPLGPIPGYQEELEIVPDEKWIAAPEQEEDR; encoded by the coding sequence ATGACGTTCCAGCAGCTCCAGAAGGACGTGCTGGATCCGGGCCTGTGCACCGTGTGCGGGGCCTGCGAACTGGCCTGTCCGGCCGGGGTGATCGGCTTCGACGGACTGGACCCCGTGCTCACCACGGAGTCCTGGACCGCCGCCGACTGCGCGGACTGTTCCGACTGCCTCGACGTCTGCCCGGGAGCCGACCCCGGCACCCCGGCGGCCGAGGAGCGCCTGTTCGGCCGCACCCGCACCCCCGGGGAACGCTGGATCGGCGTCTTCTCCGAGGTGGTCGCCGGGCACGCCCTGGACCCGGTGGTCTACGAGACGTCCGCCAGCGGCGGCAGCCTGACCGCCCTCCTCCAGACCGCCATGCACAGGCTGGAGGTGACGGCGGTGCTCTCGATGGGGCGGGACGAGAAGGAGCCCTGGCGGGCCGCACCGGCCCTGGTGCGGGACCCGGACGTCCTGGTGGAGACCGCCCAGTCGACCTACCAACTCGCCCCGTACTTGGGTGCGTTACGCCCCCTGATGATCGAGGAGCCCGACGTCCGGGTCGCCATGTCCGGGGTGGCCTGCCACATCCAGGCGATGCGCAAGCTCCAGGCGATGGACACCGAGGCGGGCCGCTGGGCGCGCGAGCACGTGGTGCTGCTGGTCGAACCGGCCTGTTCCTCCAGTACCCGCCCCGAAGGAACCGCCGCCGTGATCCGCGAGCGGGCGGGCGTCCCCCTGGACTCCGTGGTCCGGCTGCGCTACCGCGACGGCGCCTACCCCGGCGACATCGCCATCCGCACGGACGACGGAGCGGACCACCGGGTGGAATTCTGGCGCGCGGTGCGGGACTTCGCGGGGAACAAGACGCACCGCTGCCTGTCCTGCGGTGACTGGATGTCCGGACTGGCCGACGTCAGTGTCAGCGACGGCGATCCGAACATCTTCGCCGCGAGCGTGACCGGCGCCGAACAGCCCAAGCACGGCCGGGTGTTCATCCGCACCCGGGCCGGCGCCGAAGCGGTCGCCGCGGCGCGGGAGCACGGACTGCTCGCCGACGAGCCGGTCGATCTGGCCGGGCTCAACCTCGGACTGGAGCGCAAGCGCAACCGCCGGGCGTCCTACGAGCGGTCCGGCAAACCGGTGCCGCTGGGACCGATACCCGGGTATCAGGAGGAGCTGGAAATCGTGCCCGACGAGAAGTGGATCGCGGCCCCGGAGCAGGAGGAAGACAGATGA
- a CDS encoding sensor histidine kinase, whose amino-acid sequence MRPVRAVAGLVLGAVSVCAALAALATWGVARCGGPVVGAAALEQRRVAVLFGGDPAGAEGVEPRRAAAYLWCRIPVGLLGGGALFLLVVGGWTAGSGLLRWLAGHDVDGMRPTWPIVGYLLAVGLLLLFLDLAGLAAVVEWERRLVRRFLGPDELARMRRRIDELAATRSGIVEAVDAERRRIERDLHDGLQQRLVVVAMLLGRARRKDSAELYRQAQAEAEQAVEELRQVAWRVYPATLDASGLREALSQDAERSPVPVRISGDLARRPAPAVETAAYFAVREALTNAAKHAGASRIDVEIDQEADLVRVSVRDDGCGGADPAGPGLAGLARRIRALDGRLSVDSPTGGPTRVVAELPCA is encoded by the coding sequence ATGAGGCCGGTGCGGGCGGTCGCCGGTCTCGTGCTCGGCGCCGTCTCGGTGTGCGCCGCTCTGGCCGCCTTGGCCACCTGGGGCGTGGCGCGGTGCGGCGGGCCGGTGGTCGGGGCGGCCGCACTGGAGCAGCGGAGAGTGGCCGTGCTGTTCGGTGGGGATCCTGCCGGTGCGGAAGGCGTCGAGCCGCGACGGGCCGCCGCGTATCTGTGGTGCCGCATTCCCGTCGGGCTGCTCGGTGGCGGGGCGTTGTTCCTGCTGGTGGTGGGCGGTTGGACGGCCGGTTCCGGGCTGTTGCGCTGGCTGGCCGGCCATGACGTCGACGGCATGCGCCCGACCTGGCCGATCGTCGGGTACCTCCTGGCCGTCGGCCTGCTCCTGCTCTTCCTGGACCTGGCGGGACTGGCCGCCGTCGTCGAGTGGGAACGGCGGTTGGTGCGCCGCTTCCTCGGCCCGGACGAACTGGCCCGGATGCGCCGCCGGATCGACGAACTGGCCGCCACCCGTTCGGGGATCGTGGAAGCCGTGGACGCCGAACGGCGCCGCATCGAGCGTGACTTGCACGACGGACTGCAACAGCGCCTGGTCGTGGTGGCGATGCTGCTCGGACGGGCGCGTCGCAAGGACAGCGCGGAACTGTACCGGCAGGCACAGGCCGAAGCCGAGCAGGCAGTCGAGGAGCTGCGTCAGGTGGCCTGGCGGGTCTATCCCGCCACGCTGGACGCGTCGGGGCTGCGCGAGGCCCTGTCCCAGGACGCCGAACGGTCACCCGTCCCGGTCCGCATCAGCGGCGACCTGGCGCGGCGCCCGGCCCCGGCCGTGGAGACCGCCGCCTACTTCGCGGTGCGCGAGGCCCTCACCAACGCCGCCAAGCACGCCGGTGCCAGCCGGATCGATGTGGAGATCGACCAGGAGGCCGACCTGGTGCGCGTATCGGTACGCGACGACGGATGCGGCGGCGCCGATCCCGCGGGGCCGGGACTGGCCGGGTTGGCACGCCGGATCCGTGCCTTGGACGGACGTCTGAGCGTGGACAGCCCGACCGGCGGTCCCACGCGGGTGGTTGCGGAGCTGCCGTGCGCTTGA
- a CDS encoding 3-hydroxyacyl-CoA dehydrogenase NAD-binding domain-containing protein, which translates to MTAVRGIPAGGRTTEPDAVRQSTPTTLLVRQLVADGAAEPLTEQVHREPPGRGELRLRAEWSLVSPGTELHYLDRSARTGERFPLGYCSAGVVEAVGPQAPGYAPGDRVIAMGWGEAVHSEAVTVPYRLCRHVPHDLDLADAVVAGLAATAVHAVDRAVLEADDEVVVVGAGMVGQLVAQTAAARGIPVTLVDLRPERLRTAAALGLNAADGASFFATDSPRARPTGGRCVFLCGTGDAGEVIAAAARWADRAPGRPRLVGVGRFAAHIDFSVELGNLDIRYAARCGAGYRDAAYARGLRDVTAPAGEGTVTENLQRALDLIDIGAIRPREMGLPRLPLDRAAQAYAELRERPAHPAVLLGYGPHEGGGTP; encoded by the coding sequence ATGACCGCGGTGCGCGGAATCCCCGCCGGGGGCCGGACGACGGAACCGGACGCCGTCCGGCAGTCCACCCCCACCACCTTGCTGGTACGACAGTTGGTCGCGGACGGGGCGGCCGAACCGCTGACGGAGCAGGTGCACAGGGAACCGCCCGGCCGCGGCGAGCTGCGGCTGCGCGCCGAGTGGAGCCTGGTCAGCCCCGGCACCGAACTGCACTACCTGGACCGCAGCGCACGGACCGGAGAGCGCTTCCCCCTCGGCTACTGCTCGGCCGGGGTGGTGGAGGCGGTCGGCCCCCAGGCCCCCGGATACGCCCCCGGAGACCGGGTCATCGCGATGGGCTGGGGCGAGGCCGTGCACAGCGAAGCGGTCACCGTCCCCTACCGGCTGTGCCGCCATGTCCCGCACGACCTGGACCTGGCGGACGCGGTGGTGGCCGGCCTGGCGGCGACGGCCGTGCACGCGGTGGACCGTGCGGTGCTGGAAGCCGACGACGAGGTGGTCGTGGTCGGCGCGGGTATGGTCGGGCAGTTGGTCGCCCAGACCGCGGCGGCCCGCGGGATACCGGTCACCCTGGTCGATCTCCGCCCCGAGCGGCTGCGCACGGCGGCGGCGCTCGGCCTGAACGCGGCCGACGGCGCAAGCTTCTTCGCGACGGACTCCCCGCGGGCGCGCCCGACGGGCGGCCGGTGCGTCTTCCTGTGCGGCACCGGCGACGCGGGCGAGGTGATCGCGGCGGCGGCCCGCTGGGCGGACCGGGCGCCGGGCCGGCCGAGGCTGGTCGGCGTGGGCCGCTTCGCCGCGCACATCGACTTCAGCGTGGAACTGGGCAACCTCGACATCCGCTACGCCGCCCGCTGCGGCGCCGGCTACCGGGACGCGGCCTACGCACGCGGACTGCGCGACGTGACGGCCCCGGCCGGCGAGGGCACGGTCACCGAGAACCTCCAGCGGGCCCTGGACCTGATCGACATCGGCGCCATCCGGCCCCGGGAGATGGGGCTGCCGCGCCTGCCCCTGGACCGCGCGGCACAGGCGTACGCAGAACTGCGCGAGCGGCCCGCGCACCCCGCCGTCCTCCTCGGCTACGGCCCGCACGAGGGCGGGGGGACGCCGTGA
- a CDS encoding response regulator transcription factor, which produces MIAEDSALLREGLVHLLADEGHEVAAAVGDADALFAAVAAGPPDVAVVDVRMPPSHTDEGLRAALRLRAEHPRVGVLVLSQYVEPRYAAELLTADTRGLGYLLKDRVARVEEFLSALERVNEGETVFDPEVVRRMLTRSCHADELGLLTDREQAVLALMAQGHTNTAIAQRLFVSTSAVEKYTNAVFDKLRLPRDSGTNRRVLAVLRFLGS; this is translated from the coding sequence ATGATTGCCGAGGACTCGGCGCTGCTGCGCGAGGGCCTGGTCCATCTGTTGGCCGACGAGGGGCACGAGGTGGCGGCCGCGGTCGGCGATGCGGACGCGCTCTTTGCCGCGGTTGCCGCCGGGCCGCCGGACGTCGCCGTCGTGGACGTGCGCATGCCGCCCAGTCACACCGACGAGGGATTGCGGGCCGCGTTGCGGCTGCGGGCCGAACACCCCCGGGTGGGGGTGCTGGTGCTGTCGCAGTACGTCGAGCCCAGGTACGCCGCGGAGTTGCTGACGGCAGACACCCGCGGCCTGGGGTACCTGCTGAAGGACCGGGTCGCACGGGTGGAGGAATTCCTGTCCGCACTGGAGCGGGTGAACGAGGGGGAGACGGTGTTCGACCCGGAGGTGGTGCGCCGCATGCTGACCCGTTCATGCCACGCCGACGAACTCGGCCTGCTGACCGACCGTGAACAGGCCGTGCTGGCCCTCATGGCCCAAGGACACACCAACACCGCCATCGCCCAGCGCCTGTTCGTGTCCACCAGCGCGGTGGAGAAGTACACCAATGCGGTGTTCGACAAGCTGCGGTTGCCGCGGGACAGCGGCACCAACCGCCGGGTGTTGGCGGTCCTGCGCTTCCTCGGGAGCTAG